Proteins encoded in a region of the Deinococcus fonticola genome:
- a CDS encoding alpha/beta hydrolase family protein: MPEPLPDPPAASELAGVPCRVERRVWAGVPCLLERPLTDRPLRAVCVVFHGAWASKEGKLGVYSALTAQDVLVVLPDAALHGERQEDTPAGLNAREYVWESVSRTVAQTPALLDAVAAEFGALPVWVIGSSMGGYVALTLPRTEGRVQKVAAAITSGVWREPLVARPALRDFLDSYRPVEHAASFPPRPLLLISGAQDAVFPTTEHHAPTAQAFKRAYGAAGLPHLFQEQVLPNVGHYTSQRLRREVIRFLTGS; the protein is encoded by the coding sequence GTGCCTGAACCCTTGCCTGATCCGCCCGCTGCGTCGGAACTGGCGGGCGTGCCGTGCCGGGTGGAGCGGCGCGTCTGGGCGGGCGTGCCCTGCCTGCTGGAGCGTCCCCTGACCGACCGGCCACTGCGGGCGGTGTGCGTGGTGTTTCACGGGGCCTGGGCCAGCAAGGAAGGAAAACTGGGCGTGTACTCGGCCCTGACCGCGCAGGACGTGCTGGTGGTGCTGCCGGACGCGGCCCTGCATGGTGAGCGGCAGGAGGACACGCCCGCCGGCCTCAATGCCCGCGAGTACGTGTGGGAAAGCGTCTCGCGCACCGTGGCGCAGACGCCCGCGCTGCTGGACGCCGTCGCCGCAGAGTTCGGCGCGCTGCCGGTGTGGGTAATCGGTTCCAGCATGGGCGGGTACGTGGCCCTGACCCTGCCCCGCACCGAAGGGCGCGTGCAGAAGGTGGCGGCGGCCATCACGTCCGGCGTGTGGAGGGAACCGCTGGTCGCGCGCCCGGCCCTGCGCGACTTTCTGGACAGCTACCGGCCCGTCGAGCACGCCGCGTCCTTCCCCCCACGACCGCTGCTGCTGATCAGCGGGGCGCAGGACGCGGTGTTTCCGACCACCGAGCACCACGCTCCTACCGCGCAGGCGTTCAAACGCGCCTATGGGGCCGCGGGCCTTCCCCACCTGTTTCAGGAACAGGTGCTGCCGAACGTGGGCCATTACACCAGTCAGCGCCTGCGCCGCGAGGTGATTCGCTTCTTAACGGGCTCCTGA
- a CDS encoding histidine phosphatase family protein, with product MKFPAGTVILIRHARAGGQEPDAPLTPEGERQATQLAEQLGEVDITRIVSSPWLRAVQTIRPLAARLDLPVQMDERLTERRLSGGHLPSWQTALRQSFDAPALAFPGGESGQEASTRALNALNAARDPAGLTVLVTHGNLLALLLGLDFGGWAALKNPDVWVLEPARAPYRLEDCCA from the coding sequence GTGAAATTCCCGGCTGGAACCGTGATTCTGATTCGTCATGCGCGGGCGGGTGGGCAGGAACCGGACGCGCCGCTGACCCCCGAAGGCGAACGGCAAGCCACGCAACTGGCCGAACAACTTGGGGAGGTCGACATTACCCGCATCGTCAGCAGCCCCTGGCTCCGGGCGGTGCAGACCATTCGGCCGCTGGCCGCCCGGCTGGATCTGCCGGTACAGATGGATGAACGCCTGACTGAACGAAGGTTGAGCGGCGGCCATTTACCGTCGTGGCAGACGGCCCTGAGACAGAGCTTCGACGCTCCGGCGCTGGCGTTTCCGGGGGGCGAGTCGGGCCAGGAGGCCAGCACCCGCGCACTGAACGCCCTGAACGCGGCGCGTGACCCGGCAGGGCTGACCGTGCTGGTCACGCACGGCAACCTGCTGGCCCTCCTGCTCGGCCTCGATTTTGGCGGCTGGGCTGCCCTGAAAAATCCGGACGTGTGGGTGCTGGAACCGGCCCGCGCCCCGTACCGGCTGGAGGACTGCTGTGCCTGA